The nucleotide window ATTCTTCTGGAAAGAACGGATATGCTCCTGGGTACCGGACTGGTCGGGGGGATTATGCGTAACAACGGTCGTTTTACGGCGGCGGAAGAAATGATAGCTATGGGCGGCGGCGAACTGTTCGCCCTCTGCGACAGGGTGGCCCGGCACCGCCATGTTGACTTTCCCGGTCACCGCCATGCCTGGCTCTACGACGTGGCCCGCATCGAACCCCTGGTCCGGCAGACCCTGGCTGAAGCGGGTGTCGTGATTCATTTTCTAGGCCGGGTCACCGCCGTCAAAACGGCGGGGGAAAGCATTGAGGCAGTTGTTACCGAGGGGGGACGGGCGTACTACGGTAGTGTTTTCATCGACGCCACCGGAACGGCGGGACCGCCGGCCAACTGCCGCCGCTACGGCAACGGCTGCGCCATGTGCATTTATCGCTGCCCGGCCTTCGGCGGCCGCGTAGGCCTTGCCGCCCTGGCGGGGGTTAAGGAATATGCGGCTTTGAAGCGGGGCGGTGGCCGCGGAGCTTTAAGCGGTTCCTGCAAGCTCCACAAAGGTTCCCTTGCCCCATGGCTTGCAGCCGAACTGGAGGAAAAGGGGGTCGTCGTCCTGCCACTACCCCGGGATTGGCCGGATAAAAAGGAACTGCTGCAGCGCAAGGCCTGCCAGCAGTATGCCTTAAACGAGTATGCGGACAATATTGTCCTCCTGGACACCGGACACGCCAAACTCATGGCCCCCTTTTTCCCCCTGGAAGCCCTGCGCCGGGTTCCAGGGCTGGAAAACGCCCGCTTTGAGGACCCCTATGCCGGTGGTTCCGGCAATTCGGTCCGCTTCCTGGCTATGGCGCCGCGGGACGATGCCTTAAAGGTGCAGGGCCTCAACAACGTCTTTTGTGCCGGGGAAAAGGCCGGCCCCTTCGTCGGCCATACCGAGGCCATCGTCACCGGGACTCTTGCGGGCCACAACGCAGTACGCTTCCTGACCGGCAGATCCCCGCTGATTTTGCCTTCTACACTTGCGTGCGGCGATATTATTAAATATACCCGCCTGCAGGTGGAAAAAGGTGACGGCCTTTACCAGCGCTTTACCTTTTCCGGGTCCCTTTACTTTGAACGTATGCAGGCCCTCGGGCTATATACCACCGACCGGGAAGTGATCAGCAACAGGGTGGCGGACCTGGCCGGCATTTTTTCCGTACCGCTGCTAGGAAGGAAATAGGTGTCAGGCGCCGAATAATAAACATTGTTAAGCCGATATGAGATGCAATGCAAGGGAGAGGGGACCGTTGCTGGCAGAGCTGTTGGCCCTGTTTACCACCGCTTTTATGGTTGGGCTTTCCGGGGCGTTGATGCCCGGGCCGCTGCTTACCCTAACTATTGAAGAAAGCGCGCGCCGGGGAGCCGTTGCCGGTCCCCTTCTCGTCCTGGGCCACGGTTTGATGGAATTGCTCATGCTTTTTCTGCTTCTTTTTGGTCTGGGCGGCTTTCTGGCCCATCCGGCGGTGAGCAGGATCATCGCCTTCCTGGGAGGCGGTGTTCTCCTCTGGATGGGCGCGGGCATGTTGCGCAGCGCCCGGAGCGGCCGTCTGCAATTGGAACTCCAGGAAGATGGGAACGGTCCGAAGCTATCGCCGCGTCCGGTGTTCCAGACGGTGGCGGCAGGCGGTATAATCAGCCTGGCCAATCCCTACTGGCTTCTCTGGTGGGCGACCATAGGCGCCGCCTTTGTCGCCCAGGCGGCCCGCCTGGGAGCCGCCGGGATAGCCTTCTTTTTTGGGGGTCATATAATTTCCGATCTGGGATGGTACTCCCTTATTGCCTGCGGCGTGGCCGCCGGCAGGCGCCTTTTAGGCCGGCAGACCTACCACCATTTAATCATGATCTGCGGATTGTTCCTTATGGTTTTAGGCATTCTTTTTATAGGGGCCGGTTACCGCGGACCCGTCGGTTTGTAAACGCTGAGGGGGTGATTTTAAAATATGGAAGTATACGACCGCGCCCATGAGCTGGCCCGGGCCTTAAGCCGCAGCGAAGAGTACGGCGATTATCGCCTGGCTAGGGCCAAGCTGGAAAGCAGTGCGGCCAACCTCGAGATGTTACGTGACTTTCGCCGGCGACGGCTGGAACTGGAGATGGCCCTGTTAAGGGGTCAAGAGCCGGACCCGTCCTTACGGCAGGCCCTGGAGGAAAGTTACCGCATCATCAGCCTCAACCCCACCATAACCGCTTATCTCGCTGCCGAAGAGCGGCTGGCCCGTCTGCTGGCCGATATCCAGAAAATACTATTTGACGCCATACCCGAATGGGGCAAAGATATGGTTGATAATGTTGACAATGAAAAGGACGCAAATCTATAATATAATAATTAATAATAGTTATCAATAAGTGGTGAAGGCCGATGGAAGCGCCGGGCAAGCGCATGACCAGACAGAAGAAACTAATCCTCGACATCTTACGCAGCACCAAAACCCATCCAACCGCCGACTGGATTTACGCCGAGGCACGTAAAGTCCTGCCCGATATAAGCCTGGGTACCGTCTATCGCAATCTGGGGGTCTTAAAGGAAGCTGGCGAGATAATGGAACTCAATTACGGCAGCACCTACAGCCGTTTTGACGGCAACCCCGAAAATCATTACCATTTTGTCTGTCTGGAGTGCGGCCGGGTGACCGATGTAGATATGCCCGTCCACCGGGAGTTGGAGAAGGAGGCGGAAGAAAGCGGCTGCGGCAAGGTCAGCTACCATCGCCTTGAGTTTTACGGAGTTTGTCCGGAGTGCCGGCGGCAGAAAGGGGAATGATGGGACCGGGCGGGGAAGCCCGGTTTTTTGTTGTTAAAGGATTTACACTTTTCACCGAGAATTTAAATAAAAATACCAATTTTAAGCGCGAGGTGGGCGGCAGTGGCGGTTGAAGGCATCAGGGTCGAAGGGGAAACGGTGGAAGAAGCCGTTCGGAAGGCGGCAGAACTCCTGGGTATCCTGCCCGGGGAGGTTGCGGTGGAAGTCATTGATGCCGGCAGCCGGGGTATTTTGGGCTTCGGCCGCCGCAGGGCGGTTATTTTAGTCCGTCCCATGTTGGTAGATGGCTCGCCGTCGGAAGGGGGAGAGACGAACGGCGAAGGAACGCCGGTCATATTCGAAGATGCCGACGGCAGAGGAGAAGATATAGAGCAACCCGCCCACGCCTGGATAGAGGGCGGACGCCTTTACATAAAGGGAAATGAGCCGCCGGCCACTATCATTTGCGGCGCGCATTTCGACTTGTATATTAACGGTAAGCGCGCCGAGGGAGAAGTTGCGGCACGCGAAGGCGATATCTTAACCATTACTCCCCGGGAGGAAGAAAGGACGGGCGAATGGCATTTGTCCGTAGCCAACGACGGTTTGACGGCAACGGTGACGGTTAAGCCCGGTTACAGGCGAACCTGGCGATTGCGGGATCAACTTCCTTCCGCCCGCCTGGAATTGATTGGTGAGCCGGAGGACATACCCGTACCGGCCGTCTCCCGGGAAGAGCTGCTGACAGAGCTTGAGCGCCTGCGGGTGGTATACGGTATTGACGAAGAAGGGGTGCACCGGGTCTGCACAGCGACGGAGGAAATGCAGATAGTTGTTGCCCGGGGGCAGCCGCCCCTGCCGCCGGAAGACGGCAGGGTAGAATTTCTTTTTAATCCCAATGAAACGGTAAGAAGGGAAGTTGATGATGAGGAACGGGTGGACTACCGGGAACTGGTGGTGCGGGCCTCCGTTTCCCCCGGCGATCTCCTGGCTGTAAAGGTGCCGCCACGGCCGGGCCGCCCGGGGGTCGACGTCTACGGGAAAGAAGTCCCTCCTCCCGAACCTAAAGACGTCGAGTTGTTGAGCGGCAGGGGAACAGAAGTCGTCGAAGGTCTTCGCTGTATAGCCAAGGCCGAGGGCCGCCCCCAGTTTACCCAGCGCAAAGGGAAGGTTATCATTGATATCGTTTCGGTTCTGGTCCACCGCGGGGACGTCGACCTCGCCTCCGGTAACTTGAAGTTTAAGGGCTCAATCGACATAACGGGCAATGTTTGTGAAACCATGACGGTGATCGCCAGCCAGGACATCAACATCGGGGGCGACGTCACCCAGGCCAAAGTAAAGGCCGGAGGTTCGATTGTGATTAATCGCAGTTGTATAGGTTCCGTCATCACCGCCGGCGGCGTAAACAGCATTTACCAAAGCGCGGAACCGCTTTTAAGCGAACTGGCCGAGCAGCTTTCCCGCCTGGAAAGAGCCGCCGCTCAGGTGGAAGCGGAAGCGAAGGATAAGGGCCGCTTTCTGGCCATGAACACAGGTTACTTAATAGCCGTGTTGGTGGAAAATAAATTTAAAAAGCTCCCGTCTTTGACGGCCAGGCTGGCGGAACTAACCCGCCACGTCGAAGGGGAAGGAGAGGAACGTGAGCTGGTGCAACTTTGTATTGAGCTCTCCCGTTTTTTCGGCAGCCCTGCCGCCATGCAGAGCCTCGACCGGGATAAACTAGCCCGGCTGGTTGCCGCCGTGAAGGAGATGGCCGCCTATTGCCGGCAGATACCTCGAGATGGGGGCAATGTAACTTTAAACTACGCCCTCAATAGTCAAATCAGGGCCTCCGGCTGGGTTAAGGTTAGCGGCCGCGGCTGTTTCAATACGGAGATCACCGCCGGTGACAGGGTGGAGGTGCAGGGCGTTTTCCGGGGTGGCAGCATTTACGCCGGGGGCAACGTGTTTATTAAAGAAATGGGTTCCAGCGGCGGCGCCAAAACTTTAGTACGGGTGGCCGAAGGCCGGTTAATCAAGGCCGCCAAGGTCTGGCCGAACTGCACCCTGCAGATCGGTAAGCGCCAGCGCTTGATTGATAACGATGCGGAAAAGGTTATGGCCTACCTTAACGATGAAGGCGATATGATCCTGGGTGTGTTTTAGCGATAGGGGGAAATGTGATGCCTGAAAGCTGGGAGTTTTTACGTCAGGTGCCCGTATTTGCCGATTTGAGCCCGGAAGAGCTACAGCATATTGCCTCTTTAGCCTTGGTGCGGCGCTACCGCAAAAACATGTATATATTTATGCAGGGCGAACCCGGGGACGCCATTTACTTCGTCAAAAAGGGGGCCATCAAATTATTTCAGGTCCTCGAGGACGGCCGCGAAAAAATCCTGCACTTCGTTCGGGAAGGGGAAATCTTTGCCGAAGTTCTCCTTTTTGAGGGCGGGCCTTATCCGGCCACGGCTGAAACCCTGGAAGACAGCGAAGTGGGGATCATCCGTAATGCCGATATGGAAAGGCTCCTCAGCCGTCATGGGGAAATGGCCGTAAAGATAATCAAAGTTATGAGCCGGCGCCTGCGCCGGGCCCAGGAACACATCCGGGATCTGGCATTGAAAGGGGCCTACGGCCGCCTGGCCAGCACCCTGCTCCAGCTGGCCAAGGATTACGGGACGCCCCGGGCGGACGGGGTCACCATCGAGCTTAACTTAAGCCAGCAGGAACTCGCGAGCCTTATAGGCACTTCCCGGGAAACGGTGGCCCGCATTTTAAGCGATTTTAAACGCCTTGGGGCGGTTGGCGTAGAACGCCAGCGTATTACCATCCTGTCGCCCCAGAAGCTAAAGAACTGGGACTGAGCCGCCGGGGCCGGATTATATGCCTTCCGGCAGGTAAATTATGCTGTTGGTACCGCAGCCCTTGCGAAAAATGCCTAAGGTAATATAAAATAATATTCAGAAGCTGTAGTTTAAGGAGGGTTAAACAGGATGGATAGCCGGCAATCAACACCGGGCAGGCCGGAGGCCAACCAGGATTGGGTAGAGCGCCTGCAATGGCTCGGGATCAAAGTAGAAAAACCAGGGGATGAAAGGGACAAAGATACTCCCGGCATATAGAAAAGGGAATGTTGATAATACCCTGCAGGACCTTTTAGATGAAGACCTGCAGGTTTTTTACTTCTGTACCCTTTCGACGGCGATATGCTATCATGGAGGGTAAGGGGTGATGGTGATATGGAACGACGGCGCATTCTCGTGGCCGACGATGAAGGGGGCCTGCGCCAGCTGGTGCGCTTATACTTAGAAAAGGAAGGCATGGAAGTCGACGAAGCGGCGACAGGACGTCAGGTATTGGCGCGACTGGAGGGTGCTAAGTACGACCTCCTCATCCTGGATTTGATGATGCCCGACGGCGACGGCTGGAGTGTCTGCCGCGAGGTACGCCGGAAATCGGAGCTGCCGATTATTATGCTCACCGCTCGAGGTGAAGAAACGGACCGTTTGCTGGGCTTCGATCTGGGAGCCGATGATTATGTAGTTAAGCCCTTCAGCCCCAGAGAGCTGGTGGCCCGGGTAAAGGCCCTCCTGCGCCGGACCGGAGCTGGCCAGGCAGAGGACGGAGAGCTCCGCTTTCCCGGCCTGAGTATCAATATACCCGGCCGCGAGGTTAAGGTCGAAGGGCGGCCGGTAACCAATCTGACGCCCAAGGAGTTCGATCTCCTCCTTTTTCTCGCCCGGCACCCGGGCCAGGTCATGAGCCGGGAAAGGATCCTGGAAAAGGTGTGGGGTTATGATTTTTATGGTGACCTGCGCACCGTCGATACCCATATCAAAAATCTGAGAGAGAAGCTCGGGCGGGAACGGGGGTTCATTACAACAGTTTGGGGCGTCGGCTATAAATTTGAGGTGCAGAAATGATCAAGAAAAGTATTACCCTCAAACTGTGGCTTCTCCTCATTTCAACTGTGGCGGCCAGCCTGCTGGCCGTGGGCTTTTCCTTCCATCAACTGCTGGGCAGTCATTATTCCCGGCAGCAGGTGGAGGATATGCTGGCTGCGGCCAGGGCCATGGCCCAGAGCCTGGCAGGGGCGGAAGGCGGTAGCCTTTATAACCAGGCGGAAATCCTCGGCAAGGTGGCCGGTACCGGAGTAATCATCATTGACCGCAACGGGTTGGTGCTCTCCTGCACCGGCGACGGCGGCAGCATGGGCATGGGCATGCACATGGGCATGAGGATGGGACGCGGCTGGAATCGCCCTTCCCCTGAAAACGGAACCTGGCCGGTGGCCGGTATGCGTTTGAACGGTGATGAAGTCAGGGAAGTTCTGGCCGGGAACACGGTGGTCAAGCGGGGATATCAGGAGATCTTTAACAGCAGTATGCTCCTCGTCGCGGTACCCATCCAGGACGAAAGGGGTGTGGCGGGAGCGGTCATCCTCTTTGCTCCCGAGGCTTCCCTGGGGGCGGCCATGGCGGCCGTGGATCACCTGATCCTCTATTCCGGTGCCGGGGTGGTGCTCCTGGCCACTCTGGTGGCCTTTTATGCCGCCCGGCGGGTCACCCATTCCCTGCGGCAGATGAGCAGTGCGGCCCGCAGGATGGCCCAGGGCGATTTCAGCGGTCGCGTGCCGGTGAAAGCGGAGGACGAGCTGGGACAGCTGGCGGCAAGCCTTAATTTTTTAGCGGAAGAATTGGCAAGAACCATGGCCGCCCTGTCTCGGGAAAAGGAAAAGCTCGACCGGGTGGTCAAGGGGATGACCGACGGCGTGCTGGCCTTTAGCCTAAATGGACAGGTTCTTTTTGCCAATCCCCAGGCGGAGAAGCTCCTGGGAATGCCCCTGCCCCAGGGGATGATGCTACCGGCGGAACTGTTTAAATTTCTGCGGACTGCCCTGGACGACGACGCCGGGGGCGAACTTAAATTCAGGGACCGCGTTTTTGCCGTGCGGGCGGCACCCCTGCAGGAGGATGGGGACGGGCAGGCGGCGGTGGCCATTATTCAAGATATCACTGAAACCAAAAAACTGGAACAATTCCGGCAGGAATTTCTGGCCGGCGTATCCCATGATCTGCGCACGCCCCTCACCTTTATCCAGGGTTATGCCGAGGCCCTGGCGGACGGACTGGCCGCCGGGGAAAAGGAGCGGCAGGAATATATCAATATAATACTGGCCGAAGCCGTACGGCTGCGGCGCCTGGTAGACGATTTGCTGGAGTTGAACAAGATGGCCGCCGGCCAGCTGCCCCTGGAGATGGCCGTCATAGATGTGAAGGAACTCCTCGCCGGGGTAGTCCGCAAATTCCGGCCTTTACTCGCCGAACAAGGGCTGGAACTTGAGTTGGAGATGCCGCCGTCTTTGCCGACGGTTCGGGCCGATGCCGGGCGATTGGAACAGGTTATGACCAACCTTTTGGACAATGCCCGCAATCATACGCCGCCCGGTGGCAGGATCAAGGTGACGGCCGGGCAGGTCGATAAGGATATTAAAGTCAGCGTGATTGATACGGGCAGCGGTATTCCCGCGGAAGATTTACCTTATATCTGGGAACGCTTTTATAAAGTAGACAAGTCCCGTTCCCGCCGGGACGGGGGCAGCGGTTTGGGCCTGGCCATAGTCAAAAGCCTGGTGGAGGCCCACGGCGGCCGGGTAGAGGTAGAAAGCCAGCTGGGTAAAGGGAGCACCTTCAGCTTTTATTTGCCCTCGTCCCTGTAAACGATTTTACTTTATTGACAGCGAAAAAAAATAAAAGTAAAATACAATAAGGACCAGATAAACTGAGGCCAGTCGGGGGTGAAGGACATGCCTACCTATGATTTCCGCTGCCAGGAATGTGGCGAACGTTTTACCGTAAAGATGTCCTGGCAGGAAAAGGATAAAGCCACCTGCCCGGCGTGCGGCAGCCAGAAGCTGCAGCAGCTCTTTACCGGGATCACCATCCTGGGAGGCAGCAGCGGCGGTGGTTGTGCGGCGCCGTCGGGAAGCCGTTTCAGTTGAGGCGGTTAAGGATAGAGGGCCGGTGGCCCTTATTTTATTTTTATTTGACACCCTGCCCTTTGTTAAGTTATGATAGGCGGGGGAGTGAAATAAGATGGGCATGATGTCTTCCCTGCGCCGGTTGGGGAAAAAGCGGCCGGTTTTAGGGATTTTGTTTGTAGTTGTCTTGAGTATAGGGTTGATAGGTAGCTATGCCATTTTCGCTTCGCCGCGGGGAGCGTCTACGGTACCGTCTGCCCAGGATGCGGCATCCGGCTCCGACCAGCAGGCCGAAGATCTGCAGAAGGCCGCCCAGGAACAAATCAACCAGCTGCAGGCGCAAATAAACAATTTGCAGCGGGAACTGCAGTCCCGGCCTGACGATAAAGACCTCCTCCTGCAGCTGGGCGATACTCAATACAGCCTGGGCACCATGTATTTATTTACCGGCGGCGATCCGGCCAAGGCCGGCGAAAGCTTCAAGGCAGCAGTAAGCAACTATCAGCAGGTGGTGAAACTAAATCCCCAGGAAAAGGGGATCTACCTGCGCCTGGCCGGAGCGGCCCTGTATGCTGGGGACGATAAGCTTGCGGAAGAAAACTTTCAGGCCGCCATCAAGGCCGATCCCACCGATAATAATGCCCGCCTGAGTTACGGCATGTACCTGGCTTCCATAAAGGGTGACTTCCAGGGGGCCGTAAATCAGTGGCAGGAAATTTTAAAAAACAACCCGGACAAAGAACTGGCCGATCAGGTACAGGAAATGATCAAGCAGGCCGAAGCGGCCCGGCAACAGCAGCAGGCAGGTGCAGGAGCAAGCGATCAGCCTCCAAACCAGGCCCAGCAGTCGCAGCAGTAAACGGCGTTCCATAAAAGGCAAAGGACCAGCCGGCGAGCTGGTCTTTTGTTTACCTATTTGGCCAGGGAAGGCCGCGGTAAGGTAAAGTTGCCGGTACGAATTCTCTCCAGGAAATGATAAAAGCGCTTGCGAATATTTAAATTTAAAGCCCAGAGGATGGGAGCGTGTTTTTTGACCAGTCCCAGGCGGCGGGAAATGGAGCCCAGGGAGTAAAATTCCTGCCAGGCCCAGTTAAAGCCTTCCTGGAGGGTCCTGGCGCTCATGTTTTTGGGCTCAAAGACGACCTTGCTGATGGTATACTCACGCCAGTCGTTGCAGGTAATGCGCCCTTCCCGCTCCATCGTTTCCCTTAAAGGCGTTCCCGGGAAGGGGGTGAGGATGCCGAACTGGGCCGCTTCCAGGCGGTTTTCCTGGGCAAACTTGACGGTCTGTTCAAAAACGCTTTCATCGTCTTCGTCAAGGCCGAAAACAAAGGCGCCTTCAATGGCAATGCCGTGGTCGTGGATCCTTTTGATGGCCTCCCGGTATTCCTCCACCCGGTTGACGGCTTTGCCCACGGCCTTTAAATTACCGGGGGAAAGGGATTCAAAGCCGATGAAAAGGCCGATGCAGCCGCTGGCCGCAGCTAACCGCAGCAGATCTTCATCCCTTGCGATGTTTAAAGATCCCTGGCTGAACCATTTAATTTTCCGCGGCAGGCGGGCC belongs to Moorella humiferrea and includes:
- a CDS encoding FAD-dependent oxidoreductase, producing the protein MPRVVVVGGGWAGCAAALAARRAGAEVILLERTDMLLGTGLVGGIMRNNGRFTAAEEMIAMGGGELFALCDRVARHRHVDFPGHRHAWLYDVARIEPLVRQTLAEAGVVIHFLGRVTAVKTAGESIEAVVTEGGRAYYGSVFIDATGTAGPPANCRRYGNGCAMCIYRCPAFGGRVGLAALAGVKEYAALKRGGGRGALSGSCKLHKGSLAPWLAAELEEKGVVVLPLPRDWPDKKELLQRKACQQYALNEYADNIVLLDTGHAKLMAPFFPLEALRRVPGLENARFEDPYAGGSGNSVRFLAMAPRDDALKVQGLNNVFCAGEKAGPFVGHTEAIVTGTLAGHNAVRFLTGRSPLILPSTLACGDIIKYTRLQVEKGDGLYQRFTFSGSLYFERMQALGLYTTDREVISNRVADLAGIFSVPLLGRK
- a CDS encoding LysE family transporter, with the protein product MLAELLALFTTAFMVGLSGALMPGPLLTLTIEESARRGAVAGPLLVLGHGLMELLMLFLLLFGLGGFLAHPAVSRIIAFLGGGVLLWMGAGMLRSARSGRLQLELQEDGNGPKLSPRPVFQTVAAGGIISLANPYWLLWWATIGAAFVAQAARLGAAGIAFFFGGHIISDLGWYSLIACGVAAGRRLLGRQTYHHLIMICGLFLMVLGILFIGAGYRGPVGL
- a CDS encoding YlbF family regulator — its product is MEVYDRAHELARALSRSEEYGDYRLARAKLESSAANLEMLRDFRRRRLELEMALLRGQEPDPSLRQALEESYRIISLNPTITAYLAAEERLARLLADIQKILFDAIPEWGKDMVDNVDNEKDANL
- a CDS encoding Fur family transcriptional regulator, producing the protein MEAPGKRMTRQKKLILDILRSTKTHPTADWIYAEARKVLPDISLGTVYRNLGVLKEAGEIMELNYGSTYSRFDGNPENHYHFVCLECGRVTDVDMPVHRELEKEAEESGCGKVSYHRLEFYGVCPECRRQKGE
- a CDS encoding FapA family protein encodes the protein MAVEGIRVEGETVEEAVRKAAELLGILPGEVAVEVIDAGSRGILGFGRRRAVILVRPMLVDGSPSEGGETNGEGTPVIFEDADGRGEDIEQPAHAWIEGGRLYIKGNEPPATIICGAHFDLYINGKRAEGEVAAREGDILTITPREEERTGEWHLSVANDGLTATVTVKPGYRRTWRLRDQLPSARLELIGEPEDIPVPAVSREELLTELERLRVVYGIDEEGVHRVCTATEEMQIVVARGQPPLPPEDGRVEFLFNPNETVRREVDDEERVDYRELVVRASVSPGDLLAVKVPPRPGRPGVDVYGKEVPPPEPKDVELLSGRGTEVVEGLRCIAKAEGRPQFTQRKGKVIIDIVSVLVHRGDVDLASGNLKFKGSIDITGNVCETMTVIASQDINIGGDVTQAKVKAGGSIVINRSCIGSVITAGGVNSIYQSAEPLLSELAEQLSRLERAAAQVEAEAKDKGRFLAMNTGYLIAVLVENKFKKLPSLTARLAELTRHVEGEGEERELVQLCIELSRFFGSPAAMQSLDRDKLARLVAAVKEMAAYCRQIPRDGGNVTLNYALNSQIRASGWVKVSGRGCFNTEITAGDRVEVQGVFRGGSIYAGGNVFIKEMGSSGGAKTLVRVAEGRLIKAAKVWPNCTLQIGKRQRLIDNDAEKVMAYLNDEGDMILGVF
- a CDS encoding Crp/Fnr family transcriptional regulator; the protein is MPESWEFLRQVPVFADLSPEELQHIASLALVRRYRKNMYIFMQGEPGDAIYFVKKGAIKLFQVLEDGREKILHFVREGEIFAEVLLFEGGPYPATAETLEDSEVGIIRNADMERLLSRHGEMAVKIIKVMSRRLRRAQEHIRDLALKGAYGRLASTLLQLAKDYGTPRADGVTIELNLSQQELASLIGTSRETVARILSDFKRLGAVGVERQRITILSPQKLKNWD
- a CDS encoding response regulator transcription factor, which translates into the protein MERRRILVADDEGGLRQLVRLYLEKEGMEVDEAATGRQVLARLEGAKYDLLILDLMMPDGDGWSVCREVRRKSELPIIMLTARGEETDRLLGFDLGADDYVVKPFSPRELVARVKALLRRTGAGQAEDGELRFPGLSINIPGREVKVEGRPVTNLTPKEFDLLLFLARHPGQVMSRERILEKVWGYDFYGDLRTVDTHIKNLREKLGRERGFITTVWGVGYKFEVQK
- a CDS encoding HAMP domain-containing sensor histidine kinase — protein: MIKKSITLKLWLLLISTVAASLLAVGFSFHQLLGSHYSRQQVEDMLAAARAMAQSLAGAEGGSLYNQAEILGKVAGTGVIIIDRNGLVLSCTGDGGSMGMGMHMGMRMGRGWNRPSPENGTWPVAGMRLNGDEVREVLAGNTVVKRGYQEIFNSSMLLVAVPIQDERGVAGAVILFAPEASLGAAMAAVDHLILYSGAGVVLLATLVAFYAARRVTHSLRQMSSAARRMAQGDFSGRVPVKAEDELGQLAASLNFLAEELARTMAALSREKEKLDRVVKGMTDGVLAFSLNGQVLFANPQAEKLLGMPLPQGMMLPAELFKFLRTALDDDAGGELKFRDRVFAVRAAPLQEDGDGQAAVAIIQDITETKKLEQFRQEFLAGVSHDLRTPLTFIQGYAEALADGLAAGEKERQEYINIILAEAVRLRRLVDDLLELNKMAAGQLPLEMAVIDVKELLAGVVRKFRPLLAEQGLELELEMPPSLPTVRADAGRLEQVMTNLLDNARNHTPPGGRIKVTAGQVDKDIKVSVIDTGSGIPAEDLPYIWERFYKVDKSRSRRDGGSGLGLAIVKSLVEAHGGRVEVESQLGKGSTFSFYLPSSL
- a CDS encoding FmdB family zinc ribbon protein, whose amino-acid sequence is MPTYDFRCQECGERFTVKMSWQEKDKATCPACGSQKLQQLFTGITILGGSSGGGCAAPSGSRFS
- a CDS encoding tetratricopeptide repeat protein — encoded protein: MGMMSSLRRLGKKRPVLGILFVVVLSIGLIGSYAIFASPRGASTVPSAQDAASGSDQQAEDLQKAAQEQINQLQAQINNLQRELQSRPDDKDLLLQLGDTQYSLGTMYLFTGGDPAKAGESFKAAVSNYQQVVKLNPQEKGIYLRLAGAALYAGDDKLAEENFQAAIKADPTDNNARLSYGMYLASIKGDFQGAVNQWQEILKNNPDKELADQVQEMIKQAEAARQQQQAGAGASDQPPNQAQQSQQ